One segment of Cardiocondyla obscurior isolate alpha-2009 linkage group LG15, Cobs3.1, whole genome shotgun sequence DNA contains the following:
- the LOC139108410 gene encoding uncharacterized protein encodes MFLNQEININGYSFFLTIKYTFALAEMVSIISRYFKFNRYIMLAIGIWPYQNSKFSQVQVITIFSIILSYIIFQLTTLLMKDCTTDFVIKVISSACVLSSILIPYNAFWFNADNMRSLINSFQQSYDQLKNLDEIAIIDKYSNKAKFFTTIFTTLTGCGIFVICMLPMLPRIVGVFLPINSSQSYQIIPIETEYFINQDNYFYLILLHANASICMAGMTMVALCAITIMIMKYTCGMLSIARYN; translated from the exons ATGTTTCTAAATCAAGAGATCAATATAAACGGCTATTCCTTTTTTCTTACTATAAAGTATACCTTCGCTCTGGCAGAGATGGTCTCTATCATCTcacgatattttaaattcaatcgaTATATAATGCTCGCGATTGGTATATGGCCTTatcaaaattcaaaattttctcAAGTTCAAGTTATAACAATATTTAGCATTATATTAAGTTACATTATATTTCAG TTAACAACGTTATTAATGAAAGATTGCACAACGGATTTCGTTATCAAGGTTATATCTTCTGCATGCGTACTTAGTTCCATTTTAATTCCATATAATGCCTTTTGGTTTAATGCCGACAAT ATGAgatcgttaataaattcatttcaACAATCTTATGACCAACTAAAAAACTTGGACGAAATTGCTATCATAGACAAATACAGCAATAAAGCGAAATTCTTTACGACCATTTTTACAA cATTAACTGGATGTGGCATATTTGTCATATGCATGTTGCCGATGTTGCCGCGTATTGTCGGTGTATTTTTACCAATAAACAGTTCCCAATCATACCAAATAATACCAATCGAAACagaatatttcattaatcaGGACAactatttctatttaattcttttacatGCAAATGCGTCTATATGTATGGCAGGAATGACAATGGTAGCGTTATGCGCGATAACAATAATGATTATGAAATATACATGTGGAATGCTTAGCATCGCtaggtataattaa
- the LOC139108546 gene encoding uncharacterized protein — MICIEKQCFNFNKILLLTVGLWPYQRTKLIQFQFIVFLSILTTAILFQVQYRLLFNPKLFLIYVLIKLLLVAHRIYNFRSYCKQKVTELYQMKYLLTQLQQTYNNLKDKYEITIVEKYTYIAKRTTVILARKIHFFYFTSLLLLHMDTYITKAIKKFLLFFTVFGLCNIITLISKFWLSYIFDVSLSRNVSMSRYLIITMEYFIDQEKYFYLIILYPYVAIIIGISTLIATGSMMVAYLQHTCGMFEISSYRIKRVIKLNMPQSVTLRHKNFTEVKEIIYAIDMHRQALKSIKLAYYNFQISKLESSNIDKYFISFLFTATSIIYMFVSNYTGQKVMDHNNHVFLTAYNLQWYLTPLHIQKVILFLLQRGNKNFCLSVGGLFDGSIECFATVRKYYTTH; from the exons ATGATCTGCATCGAGAAGCAatgctttaattttaataagattctTTTACTTACTGTAGGCTTGTGGCCTTATCAACGAACAAAACTTAtccaatttcaatttattgtCTTTCTGAGTATTCTTACGactgcaattttatttcaagtacAATATCGCTTACTTTTTAatccaaaattatttttaatatacgttttaataaaactattgCTTGTAGCTCACCGCATTTATAACTTCCGATCCTA CTGTAA acaaaaagttaCTGAATTGTATCAGATGAAGTATTTACTGACCCAACTTCAACAAACGTACAATAATTTGAAGGATAAGTATGAAATCACtattgtagaaaaatataCCTACATTGCTAAGCGTACCACAGTTATACTTGCACgtaagatacattttttttattttacatcacTATTACTTTTACATATGGATACGTATATTACAaaggcaattaaaaagtttctatTA ttttttacagtttttggcctatgtaatataattactttgatCAGCAAATTCTGGTTAAGTTATATTTTCGACGTCAGCTTGTCAAGAAACGTGTCTATGTCTCGTTATCTGATAATTACAATGGAATACTTTATCGaccaagaaaaatatttttacttaattattttgtatccATACGTTGCTATAATTATAGGAATTTCTACATTAATAGCGACGGGATCAATGATGGTAGCATATCTCCAACACACATGCGGAATGTTTGAAATCTCCAG CTATCGTATTAAACgtgtgataaaattaaatatgccgCAAAGTGTTACTTTACGACACAAAAATTTTACTGaagttaaagaaataatatatgccATCGACATGCATCGGCAAGCTTTAAAGTCAATA AAACTcgcgtattataattttcagattAGCAAATTGGAAAGTAGTAATatcgacaaatattttatatccttCTTATTCACAGCAACTAGTATTATATACATGTTCGTATCTAATTATACCGGACAAAAAGTTATGGATCACAATAATCATGTATTCCTTACAGC ATACAATCTTCAGTGGTACCTAACGCCCTTACATATacaaaaagttatattatttctgcTGCAAAGaggcaataaaaatttttgtttaagcGTTGGTGGATTATTTGATGGATCGATAGAGTGTTTTGCAACagtaagaaaatattacacgacacattaa
- the LOC139108543 gene encoding odorant receptor 43a-like has translation MAINIQQNISKEKLNRICEGIICAVDIHRKAVGVSEFILKAMQKHFLVIIFGGIFSLSASLVKIAISDSIGEKLVSFILVFIMYFVMILNGHLATEIKDHNNHIFTTVYYVPWYLAPLRIQKTLLFLLQRGTKDYVVNFYGLIHGTLETIAMFISSSVSYFLFLYAVSQN, from the exons ATGGCGATAAATATACAACAAAATATcagcaaagaaaaattaaatagaatttgtGAAGGAATAATATGTGCAGTTGATATTCATCGAAAAGCTGTAGG AGTCagtgaatttatattaaaagctATGCAAAAACATTTCCTGGTTATAATATTTGGTGGTATATTTTCCTTAAGTGCTAGTCTTGTTAAA ATTGCCATTTCTGATAGTATTGGCGAAAAGCTTGTTTCCTTTATATTGGtgtttattatgtattttgtGATGATATTAAATGGCCACTTGGCAACCGAAATTAAAGATCATAATAATCATATATTTACTACTGt atattacGTTCCTTGGTATTTAGCACCCCTCCGTATACAAAAAACGTTACTGTTTCTGTTGCAAAGAGGTACTAAAGATTATGTTGTGAATTTTTACGGTTTGATACATGGAACTTTAGAAACAATTGCTatg TTTATAAGTTCTTCAGTATCttactttctctttctttatgcCGTAagtcaaaattaa
- the LOC139108412 gene encoding nucleoside diphosphate kinase 6 — translation MQSKSSLQLTLAILKPHVVKSPFVLQKIRDLIIDNNFKVVRSRRATLSRAEAELFYKEHESKFFYNRLLTFMCSGPSDIHVLTRHDAVAKWRQLMGPTKVYQAQYNAQDTIRGMFGLSDTRNATHGSDSKESAEREIAILFKDFNIKEWYESEEIFYNLGKLHFDPVSFVHTADKTYIKNEQVTK, via the exons ATGCAGTCGAAAAGCTCTCTTCAGTTAACGCTAGCGATACTCAAGCCGCATGTCGTCAAGTCCCCGTTCGTTCTTCAG AAGATTCGCGATTTAATAATCGACAATAATTTCAAAGTCGTCAGGTCGCGCAGGGCGACGTTATCTCGCGCGGAGGCCGAGCTCTTTTACAAAGAGCACGAGAGTAAGTTCTTTTACAACCGTCTGTTGACGTTTATGTGCAGCGGCCCATCCGATATTCACGTTTTAACGCGTCACGACGCCGTAGCCAAGTGGCGGCAATTGATGGGCCCCACTAAAGTTTATCAGGCTCAATACAATGCGCAGGATACTATCAGGGGAATGTTCGGCCTTTCAGACACTAGAAACGCCACCCACGGATCTG ATTCCAAAGAATCCGCAGAGAGGGAAATTGCGATACTCTTTAAagactttaatataaaagagtGGTATGAGAGCGAAGAGATATTTTACAACTTGGGAAAATTGCATTTCGATCCGGTGTCTTTTGTCCACACTGCTGATAagacttatataaaaaatgaacaaGTTACAAAATAA
- the LOC139108545 gene encoding uncharacterized protein yields the protein MISIEVQYFSFNKILLFAVGLWPYQRTKLVQFRLIFFLTILITFVLFQLTAFLTLKCTSDLVVKILSTMFSYNIIITKYVSFALNMENVKKLLIQLQHVHDRLQDRYEKAIMDKYGYTGKRYTVALISKINIILCCTAENYTATFEYSLVFGVFSTFIPIAVDFFMMPSGILPINNSQTRRIQYTMEYFVDQEKYITLILIHINVAFCLGLFALIASGTMFFVYFQLTCGMFKISSYRIKRAINISILENVKIKNEKVMFKGIIYAVDMHRQAMRLSNMFMSKFEITMFFLILFGVASVSLNLFQVSFFIFLVF from the exons ATGATTTCTATCGAAGTCCAATATTTTAGTTTCAACAAGATTCTCTTATTCGCTGTGGGCTTGTGGCCTTATCAACGAACGAAACTTGTTcaatttcgattaattttctttttgactaTTCTCAtaacttttgttttatttcaa CTCACCGCGTTTTTAACTTTGAAATGTACCTCGGATCTCGTTGTCAAGATTCTGTCTACGAtgttttcttataatattattattacaaaatacgTTTCATTTGCTCTTAATATGGAAAAT GTGAAAAAGTTATTGATTCAACTCCAGCATGTGCACGACAGACTACAAGACAGATATGAAAAAGCTATCATGGATAAGTATGGCTATACTGGGAAACGTTATACAGTTGCActtataagtaaaattaacataatatt ATGTTGTACAGCTGAAAATTATACAGCCACCTTTGAATATTCTTTAGTATTTGGCGTTTTCAGCACGTTTATTCCTATTGctgttgatttttttatgatgCCCTCTGGCATTTTGCCGATTAATAATTCCCAAACGCGGCGAATACAGTACACGATGGAATACTTCGTCGatcaagaaaaatatattaccttaattcttatacatataaatgtagCATTTTGCCTAGGGTTATTTGCACTGATAGCATCAGGAACAATGTTCTTCGTTTATTTTCAACTTACATGTGGGATGTTTAAAATTTCCAG ttaccgtattaaacgcgcgataaatattaGTATACTAGAAAACGTGAAAATTAAGAATGAAAAAGTGATGTTCAAAGGAATAATTTATGCTGTAGACATGCATCGGCAAGCTATGAG atTATCTAATATGTTTATGTCAAAATTTGAGATAACAAtgttttttctaatattattcGGAGTTGCGTCTGTAAGCCTAAACCTCTTTcaagtaagtttttttatttttttagttttttaa
- the LOC139108547 gene encoding odorant receptor 9a-like: protein RQVKDLLAQLQHSRNKLMDKNEVAIFKKYDSISGRYTIGLTILGIFGILATVIAQIWLNLSNVDLSANKSRTNYFLFTMEYFIDQQKYYYLIMLHSHVAVYFGTILMVATGTMMIMYIHHTCGMFRVAKYRIEHAVNFNIRRNMIPNSAIFMAQGIICAVDMHRQAIKLNKNFMSVLEKMMFCLIACAVACLSLNMFQVSYLHIAYLCSETSFQLAFEKDVKKLVMPFTRTLVCVIYMYLANLMGQIVIDHNNQVFDTAYNVDWFKTPVHVQKMILFLLQRRSKEFALNVGGVYDASIQNFATLVKASVSYFTVICST, encoded by the exons cgacaGGTAAAGGATTTATTAGCGCAGCTTCAGCATTCGCGTAACAAATTAATGGATAAGAATGAAGTCGCTATTTTCAAAAAGTATGACTCGATATCAGGACGTTATACGATTGGACTTACGA TACTTGGAATTTTCGGAATACTTGCTACTGTTATAGCGCAAATTTGGTTAAACCTATCTAACGTCGATTTATCGGCAAATAAGTCTcgaacaaattattttcttttcacgatGGAGTACTTCATCGATCAACAAAAatactattatttaattatgttgcaTAGTCACGTTGCTGTTTACTTTGGAACGATTCTTATGGTAGCAACTGGTACAATGATGATCATGTACATTCATCATACTTGTGGGATGTTTAGAGTTGCTAa ATATCGAATTGAACATGCAGTAAATTTCAACATTCGACGGAATATGATACCAAACAGTGCGATTTTCATGGCCCAGGGGATAATATGTGCTGTCGATATGCACCGGCAAGCTATAAA atTAAACAAGAACTTTATGTCAGTATTGGAGAAAATGATGTTCTGTTTAATAGCATGTGCTGTGGCTTGCTTAAGCCTCAATATGTTTCAAGTAAGTTATTTGCATATTGCGTATTTATGCAGTGAAACA TCCTTTCAGTTAGCATTTGAGAAAGACGTGAAAAAACTTGTCATGCCATTTACACGTACATTAGTATgtgttatatatatgtatttagcCAATCTTATGGGACAGATCGTAATTGATCATAATAATCAAGTATTCGATACTgc CTACAACGTTGACTGGTTCAAAACTCCCGTGCATGtacaaaaaatgatattatttttgttgcaaaGAAGGTCTAAAGAGTTTGCTTTGAATGTCGGTGGAGTATATGACGCATCTATCCAAAATTTTGCGACG CTAGTAAAAGCCTCAGTATcttattttactgttatatGTTCTACATAA
- the LOC139108542 gene encoding uncharacterized protein: protein MHNKEEMICVDCLQIRLNRFILLAIGLWPYQQSKLTKLYLILCVGIMATFIVLQLLMILKCSVDALINLFSSILMYILFSIKLVAFIVNNKPVKYMLEKVQHLYNELTDKNEISIIKRYGSYAKLYTITLTCKAIILISHKLHVTFFKRSSAISIIGILVIFFYSFWPNIFDIVFIGNGTRSRLTIPFSIVYFVDQEKYDYLILFHMNACIFIGYCALVGLGTFLIMYLQCVCGMFKIARRICLQLSLHTSNNALENLGPAKGKLAECGFDLQGAKLCFGHAVYFNLMASGFGVMYLFLVTAGILFISLNLFRLVSFEFKSVLEIILTVLFTLTVIIYTLVCNWISEEVVNHNNDKTNAYVVRSNVNFFVFLFRRRYDIQWYMAPLQIQKMIVFIMLRSNKTFSVSFCGGLITGSIENAAMVLSTAISYCVVLRSIN from the exons ATGCACAACAAAGAAGAAATGATCTGCGTAGACTGTTTGCAGATCAGATTGAACCGATTTATATTACTTGCGATCGGTCTGTGGCCTTATCAACAGTCTAAACTCactaaactttatttaatattatgtgTTGGAATTATGGCCACTTTTATTGTACTTcag CTTTTGATGATTTTAAAATGCTCTGTGGATGCTCTCATCAATTTGTTCTCTTcgatattaatgtatattttattttcaattaaacttGTTGcatttatcgttaataataaGCCC GTGAAATATATGTTGGAGAAAGTGCAGCATTTGTACAACGAGCTAACTGACAAGAATGAAATTAGTATTATAAAACGATACGGTAGTTACGCGAAACTTTACACTATTACGTTAACGTGTAAGGCAATTATTTTGATATCGCACAAACTCCACGTTACGTTC TTTAAACGTTCCTCAGCGATAAGCATAATTGGAATActcgttatatttttctattcattTTGGCCGAACATTTTTGATATCGTCTTCATCGGAAACGGTACTCGGTCACGTCTTACGATACCATTTAGTATCGTATACTTCGTCGATCAGGAAAAATACGACTATTTGATATTGTTCCATATGAACGCATGCATCTTCATAGGATATTGCGCACTAGTAGGACTTGGAACATTCCTGATCATGTATCTACAATGTGTATGcggaatgttcaaaattgctAG aaGAATCTGCTTGCAGTTATCGCTTCACACGAGTAACAATGCTCTCGAGAATCTCGGGCCAGCAAAAGGAAAACTTGCGGAATGTGGATTTGATTTGCAAGGGGCTAAGTTATGCTTTGGACATGCAGT GTATTTTAACTTGATGGCATCAGGTTTCGGagtaatgtatttatttctgGTAACTGCAGGAATACTTTTTATAAGtctgaatttatttcgc ttagtATCGTTTGAATTTAAAAGTGTTTTGGAGATTATCTTAACAGTATTGTTTACTTTGACAGTAATCATATATACATTAGTATGCAACTGGATTTCGGAAGAAGTTGTAAACCACAATAATGAC aaaacaaatGCGTATGTCGTAAGAAgtaacgttaatttctttgtctttCTGTTTCGACGCAGGTACGACATTCAATGGTACATGGCACCGTTGCAAATACAGAAAATGATAGTTTTCATTATGCTAAGGAGCAATAAGACGTTCTCTGTGAGTTTTTGCGGAGGATTAATCACCGGATCGATAGAAAACGCAGCTATG GTGCTCAGTACCGCGATATCATATTGCGTAGTTCTTCGATCTATAAATTAG
- the LOC139108416 gene encoding uncharacterized protein: MIDLKSRFSLNRILLLAIGMWPYTKSKLVQFQSTVYYGILGSFIMFQLTAFTTSEYDLHLIIEILSSTSFFSNFIITLTTFLLNIDIVKYLLELIQCTHDELRDEGEIAIIEKYWKIGKFYTQGLTCIGIFCVTSFILSPYLPYVIDIVFPINTVNESQLRPSLEIVTEYFFFDQKKYFYLIVLHANVSFCIGILVSIGTGTLLIVYMQHVCGMLKIASYRIDQIMAIGIKQMSTAKGASLIHKSIFYAVDMHRKALKTIKVFISAFNITFLILILDGLFYASLHLYLIFQELLTGHIGEKMIQSFIMLNYYYMYTFLANDMVQKIMDHNNDVFVAVYNVKWYLAPLHIQKLILFLLQRGTKAVHIYIGGLFMGSLEGFATVNVTFKFIRFQIFQTFKEIYYCSWPVHRCLTSHLFIMRINNVITVCSVV, encoded by the exons atgattgattTAAAGAGTCGTTTCAGTCTGAATCGAATTCTCTTGCTCGCGATCGGCATGTGGCCTTATACAAAATCGAAACTTGTTCAATTTCAATCAACAGTGTATTATGGAATTTTGGGAAGCTTTATCATGTTTCAG CTCACAGCATTCACGACCTCGGAATACGatctgcatttaattattgagaTTCTCTCCAGCACGTcattttttagtaattttataataacgttAACCACGTTCCTTCTTAACATAGACATT gtaaaatatttattagaacTAATTCAATGCACTCATGACGAGCTGAGGGACGAAGGAGAGATCGctattatagaaaaatattggaAAATCGGGAAATTTTATACCCAAGGACTAACGT GTATCGGTATATTCTGTGTGACTTCTTTCATCCTTTCGCCGTATTTGCCATACGTTATCGATATTGTGTTCCCTATCAATACTGTTAATGAGTCACAGTTACGTCCATCGTTAGAAATCGTCACAGAATATTTCTTCTTCGATcagaagaaatatttctatttaattgtattgCATGCGAATGTATCATTCTGCATAGGAATACTTGTATCAATAGGGACGGGAACACTGTTAATAGTATACATGCAACATGTCTGCGGAATGTTAAAGATTGCCag TTATCGTATAGACCAGATTATGGCGATTGGTATCAAACAAATGAGTACCGCTAAAGGTGCGAGTTTGATCCACAAAAGTATATTCTATGCCGTGGATATGCATCGCAAAGCTTTAAA GACCATCAAAGTTTTTATCTCCGCATTCAATATAacatttttgattttaatattggACGGTTTGTTTTACGCGAGTCTCCATCTTTATCTT ATATTTCAAGAATTATTAACAGGACATATTGGTGAGAAAATGATACAATCctttataatgttaaattactATTACATGTATACGTTTCTCGCAAACGATATGGTGCAAAAAATTATGGATCACAACAATGACGTATTCGTCGCAgt ATACAACGTTAAGTGGTATTTAGCCCCCTTGCATATACAGAAATTAATCTTGTTCCTGCTACAAAGAGGCACTAAAgctgtacatatatatatcggTGGACTGTTTATGGGATCCTTAGAAGGTTTCGCCACGGTAAACGTTACATTTAAATTCATTCGATTccaaatatttcaaacatttAAAGAAATCTATTATTGCAGCTGGCCAGTGCATCGATGTCTTACttcacatttatttattatgcgaATCAATAATGTTATTACGGTCTGTAGTGTTGTATAa
- the LOC139108406 gene encoding uncharacterized protein has translation MKVTTLKGIFPDPKPIRRKNFIQENVRSLRRMEQCFQANKEVDEMQKLQLSKRLSKSTDKYQNIPAKVVTSFRDRRKQESNNTNQVPIDKIEIEEQNQNRTDAFECNRKQVAAMKKITGLGMNNDISNEQKKTGKHKRQQKLQPKILSDPNVIHKFDNTVTGLDSQSTVKYKSLGIQTLDTDKLESIYSEGIIRYPSKSIIQNKVANNGDLNEQEKKVSKKQADSPTDRGDMHSPEDLGKDNLRESASPIKEEIDFIKLNKERTSVANKLMTQLNNGVPPSNYRMGVVPKYLRERKEAQEKEQKAKIEALQSDCPDGHMALPDHERKETLRLLKKNYQDYVKELNMMPIKTDTLRAQRRKIEIEKQLNKLEEGIKVFSRPKVFVKINA, from the exons ATGAAGGTAACGACGTTGAAAGGCATTTTTCCCGACCCCA AGCCGATTAGAAGGAAGAATTTTATTCAGGAGAACGTGCGAAGTCTCCGACGAATGGAGCAGTGCTTTCAAGCTAACAAAGAGGTGGACGAGATGCAAAAGTTGCAGCTGAGCAAGCGTCTGAGTAAAAGTACGGACAAGTATCAAAACATACCTGCAAAAGTAGTCACAAGTTTCCGAGACAGAAGGAAACAAGAGAGCAATAATACTAACCAAGTGCCAATTGACAAAATAGAAATCGAAGAACAGAATCAAAATAGAACTGATGCATTTGAGTGCAACAGAAAGCAAGTTGCTGCTATGAAAAAGATTACTGGACTAGGAATGAATAATGATATATCAAATGAGCAAAAGAAAACTGGCAAGCATAAGAGACAACAGAAATTGCAGCCAAAGATTTTATCAGATCCGAATGTTATACATAAGTTCGATAATACTGTAACAGGTTTAGACTCACAAAGCACTGTCAAGTACAAAAGCTTGGGGATCCAGACTTTAGATACAGATAAACTGGAAAGTATATATTCCGAGGGTATAATTCG GTATCCATCGAAAAGCATAATACAGAATAAAGTAGCGAACAATGGTGATTTAAATGAGCAAGAgaaaaaagtttcaaaaaaaCAAGCTGATTCTCCTACAGACAGAGGTGACATGCATAGTCCTGAAGACTTGGGGAAGGACAATTTACGAGAATCCGCATCGCCGattaaagaagaaatagaTTTTATCAAATTGAATAAAGAACGCACTTCTGTTGCCAACAAATTAATGACGCAACTTAATAACGGTGTGCCACCTTCGAATTATCGCATGGGAGTTGTGCCTAA gTATCttcgagaaagaaaggaagcaCAAGAAAAGGAGCAGAAGGCTAAAATAGAAGCATTGCAGTCTGATTGCCCAGATGGCCACATGGCTTTACCTGACCACGAACGCAAGGAGACGTTacggttattaaaaaaaa ATTATCAGGATTacgttaaagaattaaatatgatGCCAATAAAAACTGATACTCTCAGGGCGCAGAGGCGTAAGATCGAAATAGAGAAGCAACTGAACAAGTTGGAAGAAGGAATTAAAGTGTTTTCACGTCCAAAAGTATTTGTAAAGATAAATGCATAA
- the LOC139108544 gene encoding odorant receptor Or2-like yields the protein MNCLDTHFRLNRFLLLAIGLWPLKRSKFAQVQFIILFSILITFIIFQFTSLLTSRCTVDLIVNILSSTFFFICLAIKYNSFWINADTMRLSLEKLQHTCNELKNEDEIAIIEKYSRIGKIQTIAITMFGAMSLCSFLLLTLGPYAFNIVFSVNNSQSRIVMVLKTEYFIDQEKYFYLIVLHGNAALFIGATAMVATGTMMIAYLKYICGMLTIASYRIKEAMTINVQQDIDHEKMIICYRGIVCAVDIHRKAIEFSQVFIKSFQGSFFFLIAAGMICLSNNLVQIALYVNTLKQFILSLTFVMVLYVYMFLSNYTAQEITDHNEYVFATVYNVLWYVAPLQIQKMMLFILQKGTKAFHLVLGGIFIASMESAASLMGTSISYFTVLYSTWQN from the exons ATGAATTGTCTCGATACACATTTCAGACTTAATCGATTTCTTTTGCTCGCGATTGGCCTGTGGCCTCTTAAAAGATCAAAGTTTGCTCAAGTGcaatttatcattttgtttTCTATCTtgataacttttattatatttcag tTTACGTCGTTGCTGACTTCGAGGTGCACCGTTGACCTCATTGTCAACATTCTGTCTTCCACCTTTTTCTTCATTTGCTTGGCGATTAAATACAATTCGTTTTGGATTAATGCCGATACT ATGCGATTATCGCTCGAGAAACTTCAGCATACTtgtaatgaattaaaaaatgaagacGAAATTGCTATCATAGAGAAATATAGCCGTATAGGAAAAATTCAAACAATTGCAATCACAA tgttTGGCGCGATGAGCCtatgttcttttcttttactgaCATTAGGGCCATATGCTTTTAACATAGTTTTCTCCGTGAACAACTCTCAGTCACGCATCGTGATGGTACTCAaaacagaatattttattgatcaagaaaagtatttttatttgattgtaTTGCACGGGAATGCAGCGTTATTCATAGGGGCAACTGCAATGGTAGCGACAGGCACGATGATGATAGCGTATCTCAAATATATCTGCGGCATGCTTACTATTGCCAG TTACCGCATTAAGGAAGCAATGACAATTAATGTGCAACAAGACATTGATCATGAAAAAATGATTATATGTTATAGAGGAATAGTATGCGCAGTAGATATTCATCGAAAAGCTATAGA GTTTTCCCAAGTTTTCATTAAGAGTTTTCAGggatcgttcttttttttaatagcggcTGGTATGATATGCTTGAGCAACAATCTTGTCCAG ATCGCTTTGTACGTCAATACTTTAAAACAATTCATATTATCGTTAACGTTCGTAATGGTCCTTTAcgtatatatgtttttatctaattatacCGCACAAGAAATTACAGATCATAATGAATACGTATTCGCAACAGT TTACAACGTTTTGTGGTACGTCGCCCCGttacaaatacaaaaaatgatGTTGTTCATATTACAAAAAGGCACTAAGGCTTTTCATTTAGTTCTCGGAGGAATATTCATTGCGTCTATGGAAAGTGCAGCTTCA TTGATGGGCACTTCTATATCCTACTTTACTGTTCTTTATTCCACGTGGCAGAATtag